Part of the Streptomyces sp. NBC_01460 genome, CGCCATGCTCACCGACCCGGGAGCCCCGCAGCCCGGACCGCTCACCGCGTCACGGATGCGGGGCGACCAGCTCGCGGCGGATCTGGTGCATCTCACCTTCGACACCGAGTCCAAAGGGCTCCGGTCCCACCGCAGTTCGCTGTGGCGGCTGACCGAGGGCCGTTGGCTGCTCTACTTCCACCAGGCCACGCCCTTCATCGACGACCCGTTCGCCGAGATCTGAGCACCGGTCGCGCGAGGACCCCGCAGCACACACCGGAGCGGCGCCGCAAGAGTGCCGCCCCGGTCCGATCCACGCCCGGAGCCCG contains:
- a CDS encoding nuclear transport factor 2 family protein yields the protein MTEPSPAVAAAVEGELRLLDPVVRASPEVLATLLHPEFREIGTSGRLWERDTIIAMLTDPGAPQPGPLTASRMRGDQLAADLVHLTFDTESKGLRSHRSSLWRLTEGRWLLYFHQATPFIDDPFAEI